The sequence below is a genomic window from Sorangiineae bacterium MSr12523.
GAACCAAAATGGTCGATTTTTTCATTCGGCGGGTCGTGTTCGCCATGGTCTGCGCGATGATCATCGTGCTTTCCGGCTCGGTGGTCATCCCCGGACTGCCCATTGCGCAATATCCAAATATCGCGCTGCCGCAGGTCAACGTGTCTGCGAACTACATCGGCGCGAGCGCGGCGGAGGTGGAGGCTTCGGTCACCATTCCGCTCGAGCAGCAGATCAACGGCGTGCCCGGTGCGCAGTACATCACGTCCACCTCGGGCAACGACGGGTCGAGCCAGATCAGCATCACGTTCTCGCCGACGCGCGATATCGATCTTGCGGCGGTCGACGTTCAGAACCGGGTCAACACCGCACTCGGTCTTCTGCCGGTCGACGTGCGCACACTCGGCGTGGTCATCTCGAAGTCCAGCGGTACCTTCGTCGAGGGCGTCGCGCTCTTCACCAAGGACGACCGGTACACCGAGCAGTTCATGAGCAACTACGCCGACGTCTACATGAAGACGGTGCTCAAGCGCATTCCCGGCGTATCCGACGTCGAGATCTTCGGCGAGCGCCGGTTCTCCATGCGCGTGTGGCTCGATCCGGCGAAGCTCGCGTCCCGCGGCATCAGTCCGAGCCAGGTCGTGACGGCCCTGCGCGAGCAGAACTTCCGCGTGGCAGCGGGCTCCATCGGTGCCCAGCCGGCGCCGGAGAATCTCAATTATCAATTCTCCGTGCGCGCCCTCGGACGCCTCGTGGAGGCCGACGACTTTGCGAGCGTCATCGTGAAGTCGCAGCCCGACGGCACTCTGGTGCGCGTGCGCGACGTCGGACGGGTCGAGCTCGGGTCGGAAGACTACAACTCGATGTCGAGCTGGAAGGGACACAAGACCGTCGGCTTGGGCATCACGCAGCTGCCCGGCGCCAATGCGCTCGAGGTCAAAAAGCTGGTCGAAAAAGAGATCGCGCGCCTGGCCGAGGCTTTCCCGCCGGGACTGGAGCGCGAGATCATCTTCGACTCGACGGCGCCGGTGAGCGCGTCGATCCATGAGGTGCTCATCACCTTGTTCGAAGCGATTCTGCTGGTCATCGCGACCATCTTCGTCTTCTTGCACGGGTGGCGCGCCACGTTGATCCCGGCGATCACCATTCCGGTTTCGCTGGTGGGTACGTTCATCTTCGTCAAGCTATTCGGTTTTTCGATCAACACGCTCACCATGTTCGGTCTCACCTTGGCCACGGGCCTGGTGGTCGACGACGCCATCGTCGTCATCGAGAACATCTCGCGCGTGACCGAGGAGCACGGGCTCAAAGGCATGGCGGCCGCCTCGCGCGGTATGAAGGAGGTGACCTCCGCGGTCATCGCCACCTCGCTGGTGCTCATTGCGGTGTTCATCCCGGTGTCGTTCTTCCCCGGCACCACGGGAAAGATCTATCAGCAATTCTCGCTGACCATCGCCTTCAGCATCGCGCTCTCGGCCTTCAATGCCATTACGTTGACGCCGGCGCTTTCTGCGCGCCTTCTCAAAGGCCATCATGGATCGAAGTGGGCAGGCTTCCGCGCCTTCGATCGCGTGCTCGACGCCGTGCGCCGCGTCTATGGGGCCATGCTCACGCGCGTGCTGCGCCATCGGTTCATTGCCTTGGCAGCGTTCGTGGGGCTTACGGCTTTCACCGGCTGGGTCTACCAGAAGGTGCCCAGCGGATTCGTTCCCGAGGAAGACCAGGGCTGGTTCATCATCGCCGTGGTTGCGCCGGAGGGCGGAAGCACCTCTACGACGCGCGCCGCGCTCGACAAGGTCGACGCGATCACCACGAAGGTGCCGGAAATCGTCGGCTGCTTCTCCATCGCGGGATGGTCGGTCATCGGCGGCGGCGCCCCGAACCGCGGTGTCGCGTTTTGCAACTTGCACGATTGGGATCACCGGCCGGGCAAGGAGCACCACTTGTCTGCGGTCATCGACCGATTGCGCGAACCCTTGATGGGTATTGGCGAGGCCATGGCCTTCCCCTTTGCGCCGCCGGCCATCGACGGCGTGGGTGGCTTCGGCGGATTCCAATTCGAGGTGGAAGATCAATCGGGCAATCCGAGCGTCGACGATCTGGCTGCATCGATGAACAAGCTGGTGGACGCGGCGAACAAGGATCCGCGTCTCGCCTCGGTGTTCTCGTCCTTCACCGCGAACGACCCGCAGCTTCTGGTGGAGGTCGATCGCGAAAAGGCCAAAGCGCTCGACGTTTCGCTCGACGAGCTTTTCTCGACGCTCCAGATCTACATGGGATCGCAGTACGTCAACGACTTCGTCTTCGGCACGCGCACGTACCGCGTGTACGTGCAGGCCGAGGCCGAAAAGCGCTCGAAACCGCGCGACATCGAATCGTATTACGTGCGCTCCGAGACCGGGCAGATGATCCCGCTCGGCAATCTCATTCACGTGAAGCAGACGACGAGCGCGCAGACGATCACCCACTACAACCTGTTTCGGTCTGTGGAGATCTCCGGTGCTCCCGCTCCGGGCAGGACCTCGGGCGAGGCGATGGCGGCGATGGGCGAGGTGGCCAAACGCGAGCTGCCGCCGGGTATGGCATTCGAATGGTCAGGCCTCTCGCGCGAGGAGCTTCAATCGGGCGGGCAGACGTTCATCATCTTCGGCCTTGGCCTGGTGTTCGTGTTCCTGGTGCTGTCGGCGCAATACGAGAGCTTCGTATTGCCGTTCATCATCATCCTGGGCGTTCCAGTCGGTCTGCTCGGGGCACTCTTGGGCCAATGGTACCGAGGCTATGCCAACGACGTGTTCTGCCAAGTTGGTTTGGTCATGATGATCGGCCTCGCCAGCAAGAACGCGATCCTTATCGTCGAATTTGCCAAAGAGTTGCGTGATAAAGGCATGCCCATCGTGCAGGCCGCGATTCAGGCATCCGAGACGCGCCTGCGGCCGATCTTGATGACCTCCATTGCGTTTCTACTTGGTCTCGTGCCGCTGTTGGTGGCGACCGGCGCAGGTGCGGCGAGCCGTCGTTCGCTCGGCACGGCCGTTTTCGGCGGAATGGCGCTATCGACCGTATTGAACATCTTCTTCATTCCAACGCTTTACGTGTTGGTCGAACAGCTGCGCGAGTGGGTTTCGCGTTCATCGAAGCGCATGCCCGATGAAGAGCAGCCCTCGGCCGACACGGACGGCGACGCGCAGTTCTCGTCGGCCGAGTGAGAGGGTTTAGGGTTTAGGGTTTAGGGTAGAGAGCCTTCCTTCTGAGCCCTCTCTCTTTCTTCCCTAACCCCTAACCCCTAAACCCTAAACCCTTCCCTCCCTACACGCGGTGACAGCGCACCGCGACGCACGTACTCAAATTGCGCCGTGTGCAAACGCTCGTGCTTGCACACGGCGCGATCATGGTAACGTTGGAATTCTGCGTTGATATTGGCTTTTTGCGACAAAGGCCAAACGGCGATCTGCCAACCAGCGAGGGAGGTGTTCATGGTGCGTCCAAGCCACGCTCGTTCCTTTTTGCATCGATCCGTCGTGAGTTTGCTGGCCCTTTTCGTTGGCTCCACGTCTTCGGGATCTGCGTCCGCCGCTTCTTCCAATAACGGTTTTACCACTTTCGAATCCGGTCAAGTTCGGCCATTGGCATTGTCGCCGAGTGGCCGTCTGCTTTTTGCAACGAATACTCCGGACAATCGTCTCGAGGTGTTCGAAATTCGTACGAATACACTCGTTCATCGCGCTTCGATCCCCACGGGGCTCGAGCCGGTCGCCGTCGCGGCCCGTTCCGAGAGCGAGGTTTGGGTCGTCAACCATTTGTCCGACAGCGTGAGCATCGTCTCCCTGGACGATCAGGGAAATGGTCACGTCGTGCGCACGCTCCACGTGGGCGACGAGCCGCGCGACATCGTGTTTGCGGGCCGCGGACGAGCAAAAGCCTTCGTCACCACCGCGCACCGCGGACAGAATGCACCGTACGATCCGCAGCTCTCCACGCAGGGCGTTGGCCGTGCCGACGTTTGGGTCTTCGATACCAACCGCCCTGGCGACACATTGGGCGGTACGCCGCAGGCGATTTTGAATCTTTTCACCGACACCCCGCGCGCACTTGCAGTGAGTGCGGACGGTACCACCGTTTACGCGGCGGGCTTTCACTCGGGAAATAAGACGCAAACCATCAACGAGGGGTTCATCCCCAATGGCGGCGAGGTCAATGGGGGACTTCCCGCGCCCAATACGAACTTCCAGGGCGTCGTGCAACCGGAGGTGGGGCTCATCGTGCGCCACAATGGCGCAAATTGGGTGGACGAACTCGGGCGAAGTTGGGATTCCGTGGTCCGGTTTTCTTTGCCCGACAAAGACGTCTTTGCCATCGACGCCACGGCCAATCCGCCGGTGTTGCGCCCCGGGGCCTTTGCGGGCGTGGGCACCATTCTGTTCAATATGGCAGTCAATCCGGTGAGCGGCAAAGTGTACGTGTCGAACACGGAAGCGTTCAACGAGGTTCGCTTCGAGGGCGCGGGCATCTTTTCCGGAAGCAGCGTGCGCGGGCACCTGCACGAGAGCCGCATCACCGTGCTCGGTATGGGCACGGTCACGCCGCGCCACTTGAACAAGCACATCGACTACGGCACCTGTTGCGCGCCCGTGCCCAATGCCGAAAGTGAAAAGAGCTTGGCGTTTCCGCAAAGCATGGCGGTGAGCGCGGACGGCAAGTTGCTCTATGTCGCGGCGCTCGGCTCGAGCAAGGTCGGTATCTTTCGCACCGCGGAGCTGGAGAGCGATACCTTCGTTCCCAACGAGGGCGACCAGATCCCGCTGACGGGCGGCGGCCCGACGGGGCTCGTGCTCGACGAGGCCAGGCGTCACCTTTACGTGCTCACCCGGTTCGACAACGGGATTTCCATTTTGGATCCCGCGTCGCGCCGCGAGATTACGCACGTGCCCATGTACAATCCGGAGCCAGCCAGCGTGGTGCGCGGGCGCAAGTTCCTCTACGAAGCGCGCTTTTCGTCGGCGCACGGTGATTCGGCGTGTGCGAGTTGCCACGTGTTCGGCGATTTCGATAGCCTCGCCTGGGATCTGGGCAACCCGGACAAGCCGGTGTCGAACAACCCCGGGCCGTTCGTCGGGCCGCCCACCACGGTCGATCCGAACTTTCACCCCATGAAGGGGCCGATGACCACGCAGAGCCTGCGCGGCATGGCCAACCATGGTCCAATGCACTGGCGCGGCGATCGCACGGGCGGCAACGATGCACCTTCTGCGCAGCCCGACAGCGGCAGCTTCGACGAGAACGCCGGCTTTCTGAAGTTCAATGCGGCCTTCGAAGACCTGGTGGGCCGCAGCGAGCCCATTCCCGATGCGGACATGCAAGCCTTCACCGACTTCATTCTGCAGGTGACCTATCCGCCGAACCCGATCCGCGCATTGGACGATTCGCTCACCGCGGATCAGCAGGCGGGGCGCGATTTCTTCTTCGGTCCACCTTCGCTCAAGGGCGAATTCAATTGCGTGGCGTGCCACAAGCTGGACCCACAGGGCAACCCAGGTTCGAGCGCGCCGGGGTTTTTCGGCACGGCGGGGGAGTCGTCCTTCGACTGCATCACCCAGGTGCTCAAGATTCCGCACCTGCGCAATCAGTATCAAAAGGTGGGCATGTTCGGCATGGCCGAGGCGCCGTTCATCAATCCTGGGAACAACGAGTTCCTAGGCGACCAGGTGCGCGGCTTCGGCTTTAGCCACGACGGCTCGTTCGACTCGGTCTTTCGTTTCGTGAGACTCACCGCATTCACGCGCGGGCCGGGCAATCCCGAGGGAATGCCCACGGGGCCCGATGGCGATCGCACACGGCGCCAATTGGAATCGTTTCAGCTGGCCTTCGATTCGAACCTGAAGCCGATTGTAGGTCAGCAAGTGACCCTCACGTCGCGCAACAAAGCATCGGCGTCTCCGCGCATCGATCTTTTGCTCGCACGCGCCGAGGCACACGATTGCGATCTCGTCGCACACACGCGCTTCGGCCGGTCCGAAGCGGGGTTTCTCTATTTGGGAAATGGGCAATTCTCAACGAACCACCGCGGCCTCCCACCCGTGGACGAGAAACTGCTTCGCCGCGCCGCAACCTCCGGCGGCCAACCGGTGACCTACACCTGCGTGCCGCCCGGCTCGGGCGTTCGCATCGGCCTCGACCGCGACAACGACGGCACCTGGGACGGCGACGAACAAGACGCCGCCACCAACCCCTCCGATCCGGCAAGCAAGCCTCGGTGAAAAGCTAGAAGAAGATTCACAGGGAGGCGGGGAGGCGGGGAGTTTTTGGGGTTCCGGTCGGCTCAGTGAGCCAACTGGAAATCAAAAAATCTCCCCGTCTCCCCGTCTCCCTGTTCAATCTTTCTTCGTGGAGACCGGGCCCTACTTGTTGGCGATGCTGGCGGCGGCTTCGGCGATCTTGGTGGCGAAGGTGCTCACCTGGGTGTAGACGCCGGGTGCCTCAGGGCGTGCGCAACCTTCGCCCCAGCTGACGATACCGACTTCGACCCACTTGCCGTTTTCGTCTTTGTTGAACATGGGGCCGCCCGAGTCACCTTGGCAGGTGTCGATGCCGCCGGTCGACCAGACACCGGCGCAGATTTCTGCGCTGGGGATCAAGTCCGAATAGGAGCCACCGGCCGATGCGCATTGCGAGTCGCTGATGAACGGAACCTCGGCCTTGAGAAGGTAACGCTGCTGGCTACCACCCTCGCGGGCTGCGCCCCAACCGGCAACTCCGAATTTGCCGCTGTCGTAGGCAGTCGTCGTCGCGATGGGCAAGGTTACCGCGTTGGGGACGGGCGATTGCAACTTGATGAGGGCCCAGTCGCCGCCCGTGCTCGAACCGTAGGTCGGCGATCGGTAGACGTACTTCGACTTGATCTTGGTCGCCGACGTATCCTGCAAATCGACCACGCCAACCGTCGCGGTGATGCTCGTGTTGTTGCCCGTACCGCTTACGCAGTGCGCCGCCGTTAGCACGATTTGGTTCGTGTAAAGCGCGCCACCACATCCCATCGACAGGCGCACCATCCAGGGAAACTCTCCTTTGGCCGCCCGCGTTCCACCGACCACCGCTTGCGAGGTCGTTCCGATCTCCGAATCCGTGCCGCCGCCTCTTGCATCAGACGCATCCGATGCATCGGATTCCGCGGCGCACCCCACACTCATCGTCGCGAGGAGTGAGACAACGATAGAAGCGCTGCGGACGAAAGTCGTTCGTTGATCCATTGTGGATATCCTTTCCCCCGCAAATCCATGTCCACGGGGTCTCGATTTCGCGCACCGTCGCGATCCCGTCCTCCAGGATCGAGCCGGCCTTCAGGTGTGGGCGGCGGGGATTATGGCGATGTTTGAATTAATTGCATGAAATATTTTTCATGCACTATGCACATATCAAACGGCTTCGATGACGCGGCTCATGTTGTCGAAATCGATGAAGTGAATTCTCATGTAGGTACACGTGCCGAATGCGTGGCTTATGCCATCTTCATGTCCAAAGTTTCGCGAGGGGATTTGCAAGTCCCGGAAAACTTTGTGGCGCGAACCTCTCTTCCTCTGCTGCGATTTGCGCCACCGCCTATTCCCCATTGGAGAGAACGCGTCATTCGACCGACCGACGCTTGGGGTCCACGATTCGATATTCGGGAACCCCGATGGATGCGTCGTATTCGATCGTGATGACGCGGTCGGATGACCTTCGAACCAGAGCTCGTGTCGTGACCGATCCCGGGGTGGCCCGGACAATGATAAATTTCGCGGTATG
It includes:
- a CDS encoding multidrug efflux RND transporter permease subunit → MVDFFIRRVVFAMVCAMIIVLSGSVVIPGLPIAQYPNIALPQVNVSANYIGASAAEVEASVTIPLEQQINGVPGAQYITSTSGNDGSSQISITFSPTRDIDLAAVDVQNRVNTALGLLPVDVRTLGVVISKSSGTFVEGVALFTKDDRYTEQFMSNYADVYMKTVLKRIPGVSDVEIFGERRFSMRVWLDPAKLASRGISPSQVVTALREQNFRVAAGSIGAQPAPENLNYQFSVRALGRLVEADDFASVIVKSQPDGTLVRVRDVGRVELGSEDYNSMSSWKGHKTVGLGITQLPGANALEVKKLVEKEIARLAEAFPPGLEREIIFDSTAPVSASIHEVLITLFEAILLVIATIFVFLHGWRATLIPAITIPVSLVGTFIFVKLFGFSINTLTMFGLTLATGLVVDDAIVVIENISRVTEEHGLKGMAAASRGMKEVTSAVIATSLVLIAVFIPVSFFPGTTGKIYQQFSLTIAFSIALSAFNAITLTPALSARLLKGHHGSKWAGFRAFDRVLDAVRRVYGAMLTRVLRHRFIALAAFVGLTAFTGWVYQKVPSGFVPEEDQGWFIIAVVAPEGGSTSTTRAALDKVDAITTKVPEIVGCFSIAGWSVIGGGAPNRGVAFCNLHDWDHRPGKEHHLSAVIDRLREPLMGIGEAMAFPFAPPAIDGVGGFGGFQFEVEDQSGNPSVDDLAASMNKLVDAANKDPRLASVFSSFTANDPQLLVEVDREKAKALDVSLDELFSTLQIYMGSQYVNDFVFGTRTYRVYVQAEAEKRSKPRDIESYYVRSETGQMIPLGNLIHVKQTTSAQTITHYNLFRSVEISGAPAPGRTSGEAMAAMGEVAKRELPPGMAFEWSGLSREELQSGGQTFIIFGLGLVFVFLVLSAQYESFVLPFIIILGVPVGLLGALLGQWYRGYANDVFCQVGLVMMIGLASKNAILIVEFAKELRDKGMPIVQAAIQASETRLRPILMTSIAFLLGLVPLLVATGAGAASRRSLGTAVFGGMALSTVLNIFFIPTLYVLVEQLREWVSRSSKRMPDEEQPSADTDGDAQFSSAE
- a CDS encoding serine protease, encoding MSVGCAAESDASDASDARGGGTDSEIGTTSQAVVGGTRAAKGEFPWMVRLSMGCGGALYTNQIVLTAAHCVSGTGNNTSITATVGVVDLQDTSATKIKSKYVYRSPTYGSSTGGDWALIKLQSPVPNAVTLPIATTTAYDSGKFGVAGWGAAREGGSQQRYLLKAEVPFISDSQCASAGGSYSDLIPSAEICAGVWSTGGIDTCQGDSGGPMFNKDENGKWVEVGIVSWGEGCARPEAPGVYTQVSTFATKIAEAAASIANK